In Tetrapisispora phaffii CBS 4417 chromosome 6, complete genome, a single genomic region encodes these proteins:
- the MSP1 gene encoding protein-degrading AAA family ATPase MSP1 (similar to Saccharomyces cerevisiae MSP1 (YGR028W); ancestral locus Anc_4.166) encodes MARKIDIKAITDICLFVGAGLSTYFLLNRLLSEEFGGYSSTSKENKEKQKKTLEKLIAKNPELNDLYLDHYENSILSSVILSEDIDTKFEDIGGLDELVSELNESVVYPLMVPELFESNSLLRAPNGVLLYGPPGCGKTMLAKALAKESGANFISLRMSSIMDKWYGESNKIVNAIFSLANKIQPCMIFIDEIDSFLRERSSTDHEVTANLKAEFMTLWDGLISNGRVMLIGATNRMNDIDSAFLRRLPKRFYITLPSKEQRLKILEVLLKDTKLDSQECDIDFIAQKTEGLSGSDLKELCREAALNAAKEYIRNQRKSSHNIDKNDTDSKIRIRPLKNSDFLPTSQLESKSVLSSMTLD; translated from the coding sequence ATGGCTCGTAAGATTGATATTAAGGCAATTACAGACATATGTCTTTTTGTTGGTGCTGGTTTATCGACATATTTCTTATTAAATAGGTTACTATCTGAAGAGTTTGGAGGATACTCCAGCACTTCCAAGGagaataaagaaaaacaaaagaagaCTTTGGAAAAACTTATTGCAAAAAACCCTGAATTAAACGATCTTTATCTTGATCATTATGAGAACAGTATACTGTCATCCGTTATATTATCGGAAGATATTGATACCAAGTTTGAAGATATTGGTGGTTTAGACGAGTTAGTGTCTGAATTAAATGAGAGTGTGGTGTATCCACTGATGGTTCCTGAACTGTTTGAAAGTAACTCCTTATTAAGAGCACCAAATGGTGTTCTGCTCTACGGACCGCCAGGATGCGGTAAGACCATGTTAGCAAAGGCTTTAGCTAAAGAGAGTGGGGCAAATTTCATATCTTTGAGAATGTCATCCATTATGGACAAATGGTACGGTGAATCGAATAAAATAGTGAATGCAATTTTCTCGTTGgcaaataaaatacaacCATGTatgatatttattgatGAGATCGATTCCTTCTTAAGGGAAAGATCGTCCACTGATCATGAAGTGACAGCCAATTTGAAAGCTGAatttatgacactttggGATGGTCTAATTAGCAACGGTAGAGTGATGTTAATAGGTGCTACAAATCGTATGAATGATATAGACTCTGCATTTTTAAGAAGATTACCAAAAAGATTCTACATTACTCTTCCAAGCAAAGAACAAAGATTGAAGATATTAGAGGTTCTACTAAAAGATACTAAACTTGATAGCCAAGAATGCGATATAGATTTCATTGCACAGAAAACAGAAGGTTTATCTGGTTCTGATCTGAAAGAGTTGTGCAGGGAAGCAGCTTTAAATGCAGCCAAGGAATACATCAGAAACCAAAGAAAATCATCACATAACATCGATAAGAATGACACCGATAGTAAGATACGCATTAGACCGTTGAAAAACTCTGATTTTCTACCGACAAGTCAACTAGAATCCAAATCAGTTTTGTCTTCAATGACTCTTGATTGA
- the SGD1 gene encoding Sgd1p (similar to Saccharomyces cerevisiae SGD1 (YLR336C); ancestral locus Anc_4.165) gives MSKNKTINIPGIILDELKERDYSNDSRFNIDRSKNKKRGKGPTLSRKEKRKQQRFEKKHKGSKHANTTNQETNDKIMKSYPRSPRQEPKVDQKRAQNNSQKKSAKKDFELPFSSDDELSSGDFDDFADSDLNKEELEQLRELEEGSGSESEENSEDELLSESEYSNSSDNDDKEISAAETMAKLKSLQQKKSESSDNKDKKAIKHRKRKIEEEEDIEFPMLPAERAALEKDEMEMQYYAKKLNLKGKVKKIKAKDEFDAIGGLLEGLDYFENYGNNDEEYGDLAMDAKSNGKDEVSDSEASSSDKEVSESQSDGENEEHVENPFSSDDELSSGDFDDFDEGDLNEEEWEQLRDLEGEDSSGRDDEHSDNDDTGKESKKKKKSKNERENPYAAPGSSVLGEYVAPSMRKMQLENSNDSPEMIEIRKKVKSALNKLSDTNISVIISSLDELFYKFPRQYVSEAITTQVLEIVGQNNKLFDTFIMNYAAVIYSLWELRGVEVGATFIQLIVERFMKDYNTEVIKIENSNEVIQTDDQNEEEKIARLSNKSCNNIITLIAYAYNFGLITCKLIYNFIQKFVSKPNEFSTELLLRIVSVSGPLLRGDDPSALKDIITSLLTNVKSMSTPGPRMKFLLDTMSDLKNNRLKPSILATSNKQLKKSLSSFLKKSTSSEPLQVSLDDIESVKTKGKWWLVGASWRGNLENAFEEARIQNPTNNSVNDKIIVEDTLLDDIPDWSEISKQQRMNTDVRRAIFISIMSAQDYMEAFTKLEKLNLKNKQILEIPKVIYHCLLTDSVNNGYNPYYALVATKLSEHHHNLLKSYQFLFWDIVKNFEDDGKDDFSDNDETDEDKQLMKTLAQGKFFGTLLSENILQLDIFKHVPIMGGLDSDGNLFIEVLFYQMLISIAKKSESKKKDDNGNKRYYYNKEFIRGMLLNSLKLENKGTILKSLRWFISKKFKYHAYLPKKSDAKAFERDSRRINWAVKEFVDLVTDELGNFDE, from the coding sequence ATGTCCAAGAACAAAACGATTAATATTCCTGGGATCATCTTGgatgaattgaaagaaCGAGATTATTCTAATGATTCTAGGTTTAATATCGATAGAAGTAAGAACAAGAAAAGAGGAAAAGGACCTACTTTGAGCAGAAAGgagaaaagaaaacagCAAAGGTTTGAGAAAAAACATAAAGGCAGCAAGCATGCCAATACTACAAATCAAGAaacaaatgataaaataatgaagagCTATCCGAGGTCACCTCGTCAGGAACCCAAGGTTGATCAAAAGAGAGCTCAAAATAATAGCCAGAAAAAATCTGCTAAAAAAGATTTTGAATTACCTTTCTCATCTGATGATGAGTTATCATCTGGCGATTTCGATGACTTTGCTGACAGCGACTTgaataaagaagaattgGAACAACTACGTGAATTAGAAGAAGGATCAGGATCAGAATCTGAAGAAAACAGTGAGGATGAATTGTTAAGTGAATCTGAATACAGCAATTCATCAGACAACGACGATAAAGAGATCTCTGCCGCTGAAACTATGGCCAAATTAAAGAGCTTGCAACAAAAGAAATCTGAAAGTTCTGATAACAAAGACAAAAAAGCTATCAAACACAGAAAGAGAAAGattgaagaagaggaagacATCGAATTTCCTATGCTTCCAGCTGAGCGTGCTGCTCTGGAGAAAGATGAGATGGAAATGCAATATTATGctaaaaaattgaatctgAAAGGTAAGgttaaaaagattaaagCTAAAGATGAATTTGATGCGATCGGTGGGTTATTGGAGGGTTTAGATTACTTTGAAAATTACGGTAACAATGATGAGGAATACGGCGATCTTGCAATGGATGCAAAGTCCAATGGAAAAGACGAAGTTTCTGACTCCGAGGCTTCTTCCTCAGATAAAGAAGTCTCTGAATCACAATCTGATggtgaaaatgaagaacaCGTAGAAAATCCATTCTCTTCCGATGATGAGTTATCATCTGGTGATTTTGATGACTTCGACGAAGGTGatttaaatgaagaagaatgGGAACAACTTCGTGACCTAGAGGGTGAAGATAGTAGTGGAAGGGATGATGAGCACAgtgataatgatgatactGGTAAAGAatctaaaaagaaaaagaaatcaaagaaTGAAAGGGAAAATCCATATGCAGCACCAGGGTCATCTGTATTAGGAGAATATGTTGCACCATCTATGAGGAAAATGCAATTAGAGAATTCAAATGATTCACCTGAAATGATAGAAATTAGGAAAAAAGTAAAGTCAGCATTAAATAAACTTTCGGATACAAATATCTCTGTGATTATATCTTCGttagatgaattattttacaaatttcCACGTCAATATGTATCTGAAGCCATCACAACTCAAGTATTAGAGATAGTTGGACAAAACaacaaattatttgataCGTTTATTATGAATTACGCAGCAGTCATATACTCTTTATGGGAGTTAAGAGGTGTCGAGGTCGGTGCTAcatttattcaattgattgTTGAACGTTTTATGAAAGATTATAACACTGAAGTAATAAAAATCGAGAATAGTAATGAAGTCATTCAAACTGATGAtcaaaatgaagaagaaaaaattgccagattatcaaataaatcttGTAACAATATCATTACTTTAATTGCCTATGCCTATAACTTTGGTTTAATTACCTGTAAATTGATCtacaattttattcaaaagtTTGTCAGCAAACCTAACGAATTTTCCACCGAATTACTCTTGAGAATAGTTTCAGTTTCTGGACCATTACTTCGTGGTGATGATCCAAGTGCATTAAAGGATATTATTACCAGTTTATTAACCAACGTAAAGTCTATGTCTACCCCAGGCCCTAGGATGAAATTTCTATTAGATACTATGTCtgatttgaaaaacaaTCGATTAAAACCTAGCATTTTAGCTACAAGTAATAAGCAGCTGAAGAAAAGTCTTTCATCATTTCTAAAAAAATCCACTTCTTCAGAACCTCTACAAGTCTCATTAGATGATATCGAAAGCGTTAAAACCAAAGGTAAATGGTGGTTAGTTGGTGCATCTTGGAGAGGTAATCTGGAAAATGCATTTGAAGAAGCTCGAATACAGAATCCAACCAACAATTCTGTTAATGACAAAATAATTGTTGAAGACACTCTTTTGGATGACATTCCGGATTGGTCTGAAATAAGTAAACAACAAAGAATGAATACAGATGTTCGTCGTgctatttttattagtatCATGTCTGCTCAAGATTACATGGAAGCTTTTACTAAATTGGAAAAACTAAATCTTAAGaataaacaaattttaGAAATTCCAAAAGTAATTTATCACTGTCTATTGACTGATAGTGTAAACAATGGATACAATCCATATTATGCATTGGTTGCAACCAAGCTGTCAGAACATCATCACAACTTATTAAAATCTTACCAATTTTTATTCTGGGAcattgttaaaaattttgagGATGATGGTAAAGATGACTTTAGTGACAATGATGAAACAGATGAAGATaaacaattgatgaaaacCTTAGCTCAAGGGAAATTTTTTGGTACTTTATTAtctgaaaatatattacaattgGATATTTTCAAACATGTTCCTATCATGGGTGGTTTAGACTCAGATggtaatttatttattgaagttcttttttatcaaatgtTGATCTCGATTGCTAAAAAATCAGAGTCTAAGAAAAAAGATGATAATGGcaataaaagatattacTATAACAAAGAATTTATAAGAGGAATGTTACTAAACAGTTTAAAGTTGGAGAATAAAGGTACCATTCTAAAGAGTTTGAGATGGTTTATTAgtaaaaaattcaaataccATGCTTACTTGCCTAAGAAGAGCGATGCTAAAGCATTTGAGAGAGACTCTAGAAGAATTAATTGGGCTGTTAAAGAGTTTGTTGATTTAGTAACTGATGAATTAGGtaattttgatgaatga